One Canis lupus dingo isolate Sandy chromosome 29, ASM325472v2, whole genome shotgun sequence genomic region harbors:
- the LOC125753963 gene encoding uncharacterized protein LOC125753963 has protein sequence MPFARSYKNRSSPTYGPNRDQDHRCPVPPADLARGLARGRGACRPPPHTLGPRSGALQGPGLRARRRPSPRYRARQPGFRASLRLEGRPSRSRRRPPSRGGRLPALRSHRPLPSTHLFPLFQRLNSTVCAPRAPTSPGKGGGAQGWGGGAGRGAQRGRSRAAASPRSRHESHLLLELNHWRVRRGSQVAAACGRWCPVGPVRGASGSLCLGTCSCSRAPDLPPRALRRPHRDRWSVPSPRDRSWRPHPGTGRGDPHPGTGRGALTPGQVVGALTPGQVVASSPRDRSWRPHPGTGRGALTPGQVVAPSPRDRSWRPHPGTGRRRRHHHTLYRGGKAGAAPPGALGLATPQPAWAPESPPVTPLPAHTVSRC, from the exons ATGCCCTTTGCAAGAAGCTACAAGAACCGCTCAAGTCCCACGTACGGTCCGAACCGGGACCAGGACCACCGCTGCCCGGTGCCCCCTGCGGACCTCGCTCGAGGACTGGCTCGGGGGCGCGGGGCCTGCCGTCCTCCTCCGCACACGCTGGGCCCGAGGTCCGGCGccctccagggccctgggctgcGTGCACGACGCCGGCCCAGTCCGCGGTACCGCGCCCGGCAGCCCG GCTTCCGAGCGAGCCTCCGCCTCGAGGGGCGCCCCTCCCGCAGCCGGCGCCGCCCTCCGAGCCGGGGCGGGCGGCTTCCGGCCCTGCGCTCCCACCGGCCTCTGCCCTCCACGCATCTGTTTCCACTTTTCCAGCGTTTAAACTCCACGGtctgcgccccccgcgcccccacctCTCCCGGGAAGGGCGGAGGAGCGCAGGGctggggcggcggcgcgggccgcggggcgcAGAGGGGACGCAGCCGCGCCGCAGCCTCCCCCCGCTCCCGCCACGAGTCCCATCTCCTCCTTGAGCTTAACCACTGGCGAGTGAGACGCGGGAGCCAAGTGGCCGCTGCGTGTGGACGTTGGTGCCCTGTGGGGCCCGTACGCGGTGCATCGGGGTCTCTGTGCCTCGGCACCTGCAGCTGCAGCCGCGCCCCCGACCTGCCTCCCCGCGCGCTGCGGCGGCCTCACCGGGACAGGTGGTCGGTGCCCTCACCCCGGGACAG GTCGTGGCGCCCTCACCCCGGGACAGGTCGTGGCGACCCTCACCCCGGGACAGGTCGTGGCGCCCTCACCCCGGGACAGGTGGTCGGTGCCCTCACCCCGGGACAGGTCGTGGCGTCCTCACCCCGGGACAGGTCGTGGCGTCCTCACCCCGGGACAGGTCGTGGCGCCCTCACCCCGGGACAGGTCGTGGCGCCCTCACCCCGGGACAGGTCGTGGCGCCCTCACCCCGGGACGGGTCGTCGGCGACGGCACCACCACACGCTGTACCGGGGCGGGAAGGCAGGGGCTGCTCCGCCTGGGGCGCTGGGCCTCGCCACCCCGCAACCTGCCTGGGCTCCAGAGTCACCCCCAGTCACACCCCTCCCTGCTCATACAGTCTCACGGTGTTAG